The Pantoea phytobeneficialis genome has a segment encoding these proteins:
- the mltD gene encoding murein transglycosylase D, which yields MKAKAILIASVLLVGGCQASRNDATIPQQHAQSLSSAGQGENGKYGDRLLSPRWQDDGTSLAEDTDLWNHISDELKMGIPDNSRIREQKTKYLKNKSYLHDVTLRAEPYMYWIVEQIQKRKMPMELVLLPIVESAFDPHATSSANAAGIWQIVATTGKNYGLKQNQWYDGRRDVVASTKVALDMMQRLNTMFDGDWLLTVAAYNSGEGRVLKAIKQNKARGKPTDFWSLSLPRETAVYVPKMLALSDILKNNKRYGIKLPTPNESRALARVEVGQQIELTQAADMAGMSLSKLKSFNAGYKHGSTAPNGPHYIMVPKSNVAQLRNSLASGDIAAVQPSQLAKASDVGSSYTVRKGDTLSGIASKLGVSINTLKQQNNLRGASVRIGQKLTIGDKGSQLADNGNSITYRVRKGDSLASIARRHGVNIQDVMRWNSVLSDAKSIQPGDNLTLFVHNSATPDT from the coding sequence ATGAAGGCAAAAGCGATATTAATCGCCTCTGTCTTGCTGGTGGGAGGTTGTCAGGCATCAAGGAATGACGCCACTATCCCGCAACAGCATGCTCAGAGCCTGTCTTCAGCTGGTCAAGGTGAAAATGGAAAGTACGGAGATCGCTTGTTGTCGCCGCGCTGGCAAGATGATGGAACAAGCCTCGCAGAAGACACTGATCTCTGGAATCACATTAGTGACGAGTTGAAGATGGGGATTCCGGATAACTCCCGGATCCGCGAACAAAAAACAAAGTACTTAAAAAATAAGAGCTATCTCCACGATGTAACATTACGGGCAGAGCCGTACATGTACTGGATAGTCGAGCAGATACAGAAACGTAAGATGCCGATGGAACTGGTACTGCTACCCATAGTGGAGAGCGCTTTTGACCCACATGCAACATCTTCTGCGAATGCCGCTGGCATTTGGCAGATTGTTGCAACAACGGGCAAAAACTATGGTTTGAAACAGAACCAATGGTATGACGGTCGCCGGGATGTGGTGGCGTCTACCAAGGTTGCGCTGGATATGATGCAGCGTCTCAACACCATGTTTGACGGTGACTGGTTACTGACCGTTGCCGCTTATAACAGTGGTGAAGGACGTGTGTTGAAAGCGATAAAACAGAATAAGGCGCGCGGTAAGCCGACCGATTTCTGGAGTTTGTCGCTGCCCCGCGAAACCGCGGTTTATGTTCCTAAAATGTTGGCCTTGAGCGATATTCTCAAGAACAACAAGCGCTACGGCATCAAATTGCCGACCCCGAACGAGAGCCGAGCACTGGCTCGTGTTGAAGTGGGTCAACAAATTGAGCTGACGCAAGCCGCAGATATGGCTGGCATGTCGTTAAGTAAGCTGAAAAGCTTCAATGCTGGCTATAAACACGGCAGCACAGCGCCGAATGGACCGCACTACATTATGGTGCCTAAGTCCAACGTTGCTCAGCTGCGCAATTCACTGGCATCTGGTGATATTGCCGCCGTGCAGCCTTCTCAACTGGCAAAAGCCAGTGATGTGGGAAGCAGCTACACGGTTCGCAAAGGCGACACCTTGTCTGGCATTGCCAGCAAGCTCGGCGTGAGCATTAATACACTGAAGCAGCAGAATAACCTGCGCGGTGCCTCAGTTCGCATCGGTCAGAAACTGACCATCGGCGATAAAGGTTCGCAGCTGGCCGATAACGGCAACAGCATCACCTATCGTGTTCGTAAGGGTGATTCTCTTGCCAGTATCGCGCGACGTCATGGAGTCAATATTCAGGACGTTATGCGCTGGAACAGTGTATTAAGTGATGCGAAGAGCATTCAGCCGGGTGATAACCTCACGCTGTTTGTTCATAATAGCGCAACGCCAGACACCTAA
- the gloB gene encoding hydroxyacylglutathione hydrolase has product MNLTSIPALQDNYIWTLTDEHNHCLIVDPGEAQPVLDKIRVHRWQPVAILLTHHHHDHVGGVAELLQQFPELEVFGPQETADKGATRIVGDGDEFTLLGINFRVIATPGHTLGHISYYSSPYLFCGDTMFSGGCGRLFEGTAQQMFESFQKLNQLPGDTLICCAHEYTLSNMKFAAAILPHDPKILARFQQIKDLRAENRITLPTNLALEREINLFLRTQDADLQKALGGNFTTAPLWQTFADLREKKDRF; this is encoded by the coding sequence ATGAATCTTACCAGTATTCCCGCGTTGCAGGATAACTACATCTGGACACTGACCGATGAACACAATCACTGCCTGATTGTCGATCCCGGCGAAGCACAGCCCGTGCTGGATAAAATCCGTGTTCATCGCTGGCAGCCGGTGGCAATTTTACTGACACACCATCATCACGATCATGTCGGTGGTGTCGCTGAACTGTTGCAGCAGTTTCCTGAACTGGAGGTTTTCGGTCCACAAGAAACTGCGGATAAAGGTGCAACCCGCATTGTTGGCGATGGGGATGAATTTACCCTGTTGGGGATAAATTTCCGTGTCATCGCTACCCCCGGCCACACTTTAGGACATATCTCATATTACAGCTCGCCTTATCTTTTCTGTGGTGACACGATGTTTTCCGGTGGCTGCGGCCGATTATTTGAAGGCACCGCACAACAAATGTTTGAGTCATTTCAAAAGCTTAACCAGCTACCTGGCGACACTCTGATTTGCTGTGCACATGAGTACACTTTATCCAATATGAAGTTTGCTGCGGCTATTCTGCCCCATGACCCGAAAATTTTAGCAAGGTTCCAGCAAATTAAGGACTTACGAGCAGAAAATCGCATTACTTTGCCAACAAATTTGGCTTTAGAGCGTGAAATAAATTTATTTCTTCGCACGCAAGATGCTGATTTACAAAAGGCTTTAGGCGGTAATTTTACAACTGCGCCACTATGGCAAACTTTTGCAGATCTACGCGAGAAGAAAGATCGTTTTTGA
- a CDS encoding class I SAM-dependent methyltransferase, giving the protein MKPAKTRQILTAPRSWRDMPWGDYFRDALTQQLQPYLGKLYGFHMLKIGNLSAEINTSHCPISHQVNVGEQGDELQVIARATQLPFESKSIDACLLAHTLSWSQDPHRVLREVDRVLIDDGWMIISGFNPFSLLGISKGIPGLHSRAPWSGRMFSQMRLLDWLHLLNYEVVYRTRFQVVPWHRQGGKVISAHLPALGCLNVVVARKRTFPLTPTKVKKSLSKTQLRQTVNATRQFRNMKDQDSG; this is encoded by the coding sequence ATGAAGCCGGCTAAAACACGCCAAATCCTGACTGCGCCACGCTCCTGGCGCGACATGCCCTGGGGCGATTATTTTCGCGACGCCTTAACCCAGCAACTGCAACCTTACCTCGGGAAGCTGTATGGCTTTCATATGCTTAAAATTGGCAATTTAAGCGCAGAAATCAATACCAGCCACTGCCCCATTTCGCATCAGGTGAATGTTGGGGAGCAGGGTGACGAGTTGCAGGTGATTGCCCGCGCGACCCAACTGCCGTTCGAATCCAAATCGATTGATGCCTGCCTGTTAGCTCACACCTTGTCCTGGAGCCAGGATCCGCATCGCGTGCTGCGTGAGGTTGATCGAGTGCTGATTGACGATGGCTGGATGATTATCAGCGGCTTTAATCCGTTTAGCCTGCTGGGTATCAGCAAAGGCATTCCGGGTCTGCATAGCCGAGCCCCGTGGAGCGGTCGGATGTTTAGCCAGATGCGTCTGCTGGACTGGTTGCATCTGCTGAACTATGAAGTGGTTTATCGTACTCGCTTCCAGGTGGTGCCGTGGCACCGGCAGGGCGGTAAAGTGATCAGCGCGCATCTGCCGGCATTGGGCTGTCTGAATGTGGTGGTGGCGCGTAAACGAACCTTCCCGTTAACGCCCACCAAAGTGAAAAAAAGCCTGAGTAAAACGCAACTGCGGCAGACGGTTAACGCGACGCGCCAGTTCCGCAACATGAAGGATCAGGATTCCGGCTGA
- the rnhA gene encoding ribonuclease HI, which translates to MRKQVEIFTDGSCLGNPGPGGYGAILRYRQHEKTFSAGYRLTTNNRMELMAAIVALEALTQPCEVVISTDSQYVRQGITSWIHNWKKRGWKTAEKKPVKNVDLWQRLDLALSSHQISWEWVKGHAGHPENERCDELARSAASQPTQDDVGYQPES; encoded by the coding sequence ATGCGTAAACAGGTAGAAATATTCACCGATGGATCCTGTCTCGGCAATCCCGGCCCCGGTGGCTATGGTGCCATTCTGCGTTATCGCCAGCATGAGAAAACCTTCAGTGCCGGTTACCGCCTCACCACCAATAATCGTATGGAACTGATGGCGGCGATTGTCGCGCTGGAAGCGCTGACGCAGCCGTGTGAAGTGGTGATCAGCACCGACAGCCAATATGTACGCCAGGGTATTACCAGCTGGATTCATAACTGGAAGAAACGCGGCTGGAAAACCGCTGAGAAAAAACCGGTGAAGAATGTCGATCTGTGGCAACGGCTCGATCTGGCGCTGAGCTCGCATCAAATCTCGTGGGAATGGGTGAAGGGCCATGCCGGTCACCCGGAAAACGAACGCTGCGATGAGCTGGCGCGCAGCGCCGCCAGCCAGCCGACCCAGGATGATGTCGGTTATCAGCCGGAATCCTGA
- the dnaQ gene encoding DNA polymerase III subunit epsilon gives MSTANNRQIVLDTETTGMNMIGVHYEGHRIIEIGAVEVINRRLTGNNFHIYLKPDRLVDPEAFGVHGIADEFLADKPSFSDIAAEFLEYIRGAELVIHNASFDIGFMDYEFAMLQRDIGKTETFCQITDSLAMARKMFPGKRNSLDALCSRLEIDNSKRTLHGALLDAEILAEVFLTMTGGQTSLAFSHESEQSSQVDGENIQRIVRPASGLRVVSASDEECLAHESRLDLVMKKGGSCLWRA, from the coding sequence ATGAGCACTGCAAATAACCGCCAGATCGTCCTCGATACCGAAACCACCGGCATGAACATGATCGGTGTGCACTATGAAGGACATCGCATCATTGAAATCGGTGCGGTTGAGGTGATCAACCGCCGCCTGACCGGTAATAACTTTCACATTTACCTCAAGCCAGATCGTCTGGTGGACCCGGAAGCCTTTGGCGTTCATGGTATTGCCGATGAATTTCTGGCGGATAAGCCGAGCTTTAGCGACATTGCCGCGGAGTTTCTTGAGTATATCCGCGGTGCGGAGTTGGTGATCCATAACGCATCGTTCGATATCGGCTTTATGGATTACGAGTTTGCCATGTTGCAGCGCGACATCGGCAAAACCGAGACGTTCTGCCAAATTACTGACAGCCTGGCGATGGCGCGCAAGATGTTCCCCGGCAAGCGTAACAGCCTTGATGCGCTCTGTAGCCGTCTGGAAATTGATAACAGCAAACGAACGCTGCACGGCGCATTACTCGATGCCGAAATTCTCGCCGAGGTGTTCCTGACCATGACGGGTGGCCAGACATCGTTGGCTTTTTCCCACGAGAGCGAGCAGAGCAGCCAGGTGGATGGCGAAAATATTCAGCGCATTGTTCGCCCGGCGTCGGGTCTGCGCGTCGTCAGCGCCAGCGATGAAGAGTGCCTGGCACATGAAAGCCGTTTAGATCTGGTGATGAAGAAGGGCGGTAGCTGCCTGTGGCGTGCCTGA
- a CDS encoding NCS1 family nucleobase:cation symporter-1, whose amino-acid sequence MPNHSEVTSAVASEANAHYSPRLCNEDLAPTRDQNWSWYNIFSFWMSDVHSMGGYVVAASFFTLGLASWQVLLCLLVGICIVQLCANLVAKPSQMAGVPYAVISRQAFGVFGANIPAIIRGLIAFAWYGIQTYLAANALMLVLLKFFPSLSSMTHSSWLGLSQLGWCCFGLMWFLQALVFWHGMNAIKRFIDVAGPAVYVVMVALAGWIVYKTGFDGISFTLASKQLSAGEQTWQMITATALVVSYFSGPLLNFGDFSRYGKNMGEIRRGNRWGLPFNFLLFSIVTVVIVSGSNSLFGRMITDPIETVSMVGNDLAVALGLLTMITATIGINIVANFVSPAFDFSNCSPQKISFRTGGMIAAVGSVLLTPWNLFQSPELIHYTLDVLGSFIGPLFGILIADFYLIKRSKVYVDDLFDDTPKGRYWYQGGFNPKAIAALLPSVGICLIISFIPSLHEVANFSWFIGVALGMGCYRWLARAEREVPAATYRGKVVVQKD is encoded by the coding sequence ATGCCAAATCATTCTGAAGTGACCTCTGCGGTGGCCTCTGAAGCCAACGCCCACTATAGCCCACGGCTTTGCAATGAGGATCTGGCACCCACGCGGGACCAGAACTGGTCGTGGTACAACATTTTCTCTTTCTGGATGTCGGACGTGCACAGCATGGGCGGCTATGTGGTGGCGGCCAGTTTCTTCACACTCGGGCTGGCAAGCTGGCAGGTGTTGCTGTGTCTGCTGGTGGGGATTTGTATTGTGCAGCTGTGCGCCAACCTGGTGGCGAAGCCAAGCCAGATGGCGGGCGTGCCTTATGCGGTGATTTCGCGTCAGGCGTTTGGTGTGTTCGGTGCCAATATTCCTGCAATAATCCGTGGCCTGATCGCCTTTGCCTGGTACGGAATTCAGACTTACCTTGCAGCTAACGCGTTGATGCTGGTGCTGCTGAAGTTCTTCCCGTCACTGTCCAGCATGACGCACAGCAGCTGGCTGGGCTTATCGCAACTGGGCTGGTGCTGCTTCGGCCTGATGTGGTTCTTGCAGGCGCTGGTGTTCTGGCACGGAATGAACGCTATCAAACGTTTCATCGATGTGGCGGGTCCCGCGGTGTACGTGGTCATGGTGGCGCTGGCAGGATGGATTGTATACAAGACCGGTTTTGACGGTATCTCTTTTACCCTGGCCAGCAAGCAGTTGAGTGCGGGCGAGCAGACCTGGCAGATGATCACCGCAACGGCGCTGGTGGTGTCCTACTTCTCCGGCCCGCTGCTTAACTTTGGTGACTTTTCTCGCTACGGTAAAAATATGGGTGAGATTCGCCGTGGCAACCGCTGGGGCCTGCCGTTCAACTTCCTGCTGTTCTCGATTGTGACGGTGGTGATTGTCTCTGGCTCCAATTCACTGTTCGGACGCATGATTACCGACCCTATCGAAACCGTCAGTATGGTGGGTAACGATTTGGCGGTGGCGCTTGGTCTGTTAACGATGATCACCGCGACTATTGGTATCAATATCGTGGCAAACTTCGTGTCACCCGCCTTCGACTTTTCCAACTGCTCACCGCAGAAAATCAGCTTCCGTACCGGTGGCATGATCGCTGCCGTCGGTTCTGTCTTGCTGACCCCGTGGAACCTGTTCCAGTCACCTGAATTGATTCACTACACGCTGGATGTTCTGGGTTCCTTTATCGGACCGCTGTTTGGCATTCTGATCGCCGATTTCTATCTGATCAAACGCAGCAAAGTGTATGTCGATGATCTGTTTGATGATACGCCGAAAGGCCGCTACTGGTATCAGGGTGGCTTTAACCCGAAAGCCATTGCCGCGCTGCTGCCTTCGGTGGGAATTTGCCTGATTATCAGCTTTATTCCGTCACTGCATGAGGTTGCCAACTTTAGCTGGTTTATCGGAGTAGCGCTCGGCATGGGCTGCTATCGCTGGCTGGCGCGTGCTGAACGTGAAGTACCGGCGGCCACGTATCGTGGCAAGGTGGTGGTGCAGAAGGATTAA
- a CDS encoding GntR family transcriptional regulator: protein MKSETGQRTAADLNDRDEPIYQALLSAIVEHQLPPGSKLPEEALSEVFGVSRTGIRKVLQRLAAVQMITLSPRRGAQVATPGVEEARDIFATRSLLECANLSAVLAHVQPPHLAALADLIAAEQHAHEQHDGAAAIRLSAAFHIQLQAISGNQVLTEMVTHLTQRSSLVIAAYGAPWQRGCRCDHHDRLVDLLRQKDLAGLTAALHHHFEHIVASLHFERSGETLPDFARLFAGKGVT from the coding sequence ATGAAGAGTGAAACAGGCCAGCGAACGGCCGCAGATCTGAATGATAGAGACGAACCCATCTACCAGGCGCTGTTAAGCGCGATTGTTGAACACCAGTTGCCCCCCGGCAGCAAATTGCCCGAAGAGGCGCTGTCTGAAGTGTTTGGCGTCAGCCGTACCGGTATCCGCAAGGTGCTGCAACGCCTCGCTGCGGTGCAAATGATTACCTTATCGCCCAGGCGTGGTGCACAGGTGGCGACACCTGGGGTGGAGGAAGCACGGGATATCTTCGCCACACGCAGTTTGCTGGAATGCGCCAACCTGTCGGCGGTACTGGCCCATGTGCAACCACCGCATCTGGCGGCGCTGGCGGATTTGATCGCCGCAGAACAGCATGCGCATGAACAACACGATGGTGCAGCGGCGATTCGGTTGTCGGCCGCGTTTCATATTCAGCTCCAGGCGATTTCAGGTAACCAGGTGCTGACCGAAATGGTGACGCACCTGACGCAACGCTCCTCGCTGGTCATTGCGGCGTACGGTGCCCCCTGGCAGCGCGGCTGCCGTTGTGATCATCACGATCGGCTGGTGGATCTGCTGCGGCAGAAAGATCTGGCCGGTCTGACGGCTGCGCTCCATCATCACTTCGAACATATCGTTGCCAGCCTGCACTTTGAGCGCAGCGGTGAAACCCTCCCCGATTTTGCCCGGCTGTTCGCCGGTAAAGGAGTCACCTGA
- the hpxA gene encoding aspartate/glutamate racemase family protein, which yields MSLIQVINPNTSLAMTETIGQAARAVAAPGTEIIAVCPSQGVPSIEGHFDEAIAALGVLEQVKRGKAQGVSGHVIACFGDPGLLAARELATGPVVGIAEAAMHTATLLATRFSIVTTLPRTLVIARHLLQQYGFTHHCAALHAIDLPVLALEDGSGVAQEKVRQRCLQAKREDGSGAIVLGCGGMATLAQDLTRELGLPVIDGVGAAVKMVESLVALGFGTSKHGDLDYPLEKPLTGAFQHLN from the coding sequence ATGAGCCTGATTCAGGTTATTAACCCCAACACCAGCCTGGCGATGACGGAAACCATCGGCCAGGCTGCGCGAGCTGTGGCGGCACCGGGCACTGAAATTATCGCGGTGTGCCCGAGCCAGGGAGTGCCATCTATTGAGGGCCACTTTGATGAGGCAATCGCCGCCCTTGGGGTGCTGGAGCAGGTGAAGCGGGGTAAAGCGCAGGGTGTCAGTGGTCATGTGATCGCCTGTTTTGGCGATCCCGGTTTACTGGCTGCGCGCGAGTTGGCGACCGGCCCGGTGGTGGGTATCGCCGAAGCCGCGATGCATACCGCGACGCTGCTGGCGACGCGTTTTTCCATCGTGACCACGCTGCCACGGACCCTGGTCATTGCGCGCCATCTGTTGCAGCAATATGGTTTTACCCATCATTGTGCCGCCCTGCATGCCATCGATTTACCGGTGCTGGCACTGGAAGATGGTAGCGGTGTGGCGCAGGAAAAGGTGCGTCAGCGTTGTCTCCAGGCGAAACGGGAAGATGGTAGCGGGGCGATTGTGTTGGGATGTGGCGGCATGGCGACGCTGGCCCAGGATCTGACCCGCGAACTCGGTTTACCGGTGATCGACGGTGTCGGTGCGGCGGTCAAAATGGTGGAGTCGCTGGTGGCGCTGGGCTTTGGCACCAGCAAACATGGCGATCTCGATTACCCGCTAGAAAAACCGCTCACGGGTGCCTTCCAGCACCTAAACTAA
- the puuE gene encoding allantoinase PuuE yields the protein MSDVSEKKEYSFNKNYPRDLIGYAGQPPHAQWPGKARVAVQFVLNYEEGAENNVLHGDAGSEQFLSDIIGAASYADRHMSMDSLYEYGSRAGFWRIHHEFQKRGLPLTIFGVAMALARHPEIVAAIKAADYDVVSHGWRWIHYQGMDAKTERQHMQQAVDVLKDLFGKAPTGWYTGRDSPNTRRLVVEQGGFSYDSDYYGDDLPFWTQVTCQDGTVKPHLIIPYTLECNDMRFASPQGFNTAEQFYTYLRDTFDVLYEEGETAPKMMSIGMHCRLLGRPGKFRALQRFLDHIQQHDQVWVCTRQQIADHWMETHPAE from the coding sequence ATGAGTGATGTATCTGAAAAGAAAGAGTACAGCTTCAACAAAAACTATCCGCGTGACCTGATTGGTTACGCTGGTCAGCCACCGCATGCCCAGTGGCCGGGGAAAGCTCGCGTGGCGGTGCAATTTGTCCTCAATTACGAAGAGGGTGCCGAAAATAACGTGTTGCACGGCGACGCCGGTTCTGAGCAGTTTCTGTCCGACATCATCGGCGCTGCCAGCTATGCCGATCGTCACATGTCGATGGACTCGCTCTACGAGTACGGCTCCCGCGCGGGTTTCTGGCGCATTCACCACGAATTTCAAAAGCGCGGTTTGCCACTGACCATTTTTGGCGTGGCGATGGCGCTGGCACGCCATCCGGAAATCGTTGCTGCGATCAAAGCCGCCGACTATGACGTGGTCAGCCACGGCTGGCGCTGGATCCACTATCAGGGGATGGATGCGAAGACTGAGCGCCAGCATATGCAGCAGGCGGTCGATGTGCTGAAAGATCTGTTTGGCAAAGCACCGACGGGTTGGTACACCGGGCGCGACAGCCCGAACACACGCCGCCTGGTGGTGGAGCAGGGCGGTTTTAGCTACGACAGCGATTACTACGGCGATGACTTGCCGTTTTGGACGCAGGTGACCTGCCAGGATGGCACGGTAAAACCGCATTTGATCATTCCTTATACGCTGGAATGTAACGATATGCGCTTTGCCTCACCGCAGGGTTTCAACACCGCCGAGCAGTTCTACACCTACCTGCGCGATACCTTTGATGTGTTGTACGAAGAAGGGGAAACTGCACCGAAGATGATGTCGATCGGCATGCATTGCCGTCTGTTGGGCCGTCCTGGCAAATTCCGTGCTTTGCAGCGTTTCCTTGACCATATCCAACAACACGACCAGGTATGGGTGTGTACGCGCCAGCAGATTGCCGACCACTGGATGGAGACTCATCCCGCAGAATAA
- the hpxZ gene encoding oxalurate catabolism protein HpxZ yields MTPENIDRPAIVAEVTAAFYRYEQALVSNDVAVLDELFWHDNRTVRLGAGENLYGIEEIRAFRAARPSAGLDRDLRHTVITTFGDDYAVCSTEFTRAGTEKIGRQQQTWVRLPCGWRIVAAQVSLMV; encoded by the coding sequence ATGACCCCAGAGAATATCGATCGTCCGGCGATTGTCGCCGAAGTCACCGCCGCGTTTTACCGCTACGAGCAGGCACTGGTCAGCAATGACGTAGCAGTGCTGGATGAACTGTTCTGGCACGACAACCGCACCGTGCGTCTCGGCGCCGGTGAAAATCTGTATGGCATTGAGGAGATCCGGGCGTTTCGTGCGGCTCGTCCCTCTGCCGGATTGGATCGCGACTTGCGCCATACGGTGATCACCACCTTTGGTGATGATTATGCGGTGTGCAGCACCGAGTTCACCCGTGCCGGGACGGAGAAGATTGGCCGTCAGCAGCAGACCTGGGTCCGACTGCCGTGCGGCTGGCGTATTGTTGCCGCGCAGGTGAGTTTGATGGTTTAA
- a CDS encoding AtzE family amidohydrolase, whose protein sequence is MKLSTLSISALQQALSNGEISARAIAEQTLTAIEQHNPALNAWTEVTGQRMLKEADQLDTQRQRGETLPPLAGIPYAVKNLFDVAGHSTLAGASLFSERPAARDDAWAVSKLRQSGALLSGMLNMDAYAYGFTTENTHYGPTHNPRDLSRVAGGSSGGSAAAVAAGLVHFSLGSDTNGSIRVPASLCGIYGLKPTFGRLSRSGSHPFVASLDHIGPFARSVEDLSLVYDTLQGADASDAFQAAQPVTAASPTLTQGLEGLRCGVLGGFFSTWCDDDARAALAIAAKALTASDEVTMANAEIARSAAFILTAAEGGNHYLPKLREMPERFEPNSRERLLAGAMLPSAWYVQAQRFRRHFQQQVLPLFEHFDVLIAPATPCSATTIGQETIRINGQDLPTRASMGMLTQPISFLGLPVCTVPLPTASGLPIGLQLIAAPFKEHLALRAAWALQQQGLTLPQTTLMDA, encoded by the coding sequence ATGAAACTTTCCACCCTCTCGATAAGCGCGCTGCAACAGGCACTGAGCAACGGTGAGATTAGCGCACGCGCCATTGCTGAGCAGACATTGACCGCGATTGAACAACATAACCCGGCGCTGAATGCCTGGACCGAAGTCACCGGTCAGCGCATGTTGAAAGAAGCGGATCAACTGGATACGCAGCGCCAGCGCGGTGAAACGCTCCCCCCGCTGGCGGGAATTCCCTATGCGGTGAAGAACCTGTTTGATGTCGCCGGGCACAGTACCCTGGCCGGTGCCAGCCTGTTCAGCGAACGTCCGGCGGCACGCGACGATGCCTGGGCAGTGAGTAAACTGCGCCAGTCAGGCGCGCTGCTCTCCGGCATGTTGAATATGGATGCTTACGCATACGGCTTCACCACCGAAAACACCCATTACGGACCCACGCACAACCCGCGCGATCTCAGCCGGGTGGCGGGCGGCTCCTCGGGCGGTTCCGCCGCTGCGGTCGCTGCCGGATTGGTGCATTTCTCCCTCGGGAGCGATACCAACGGTTCGATTCGCGTACCGGCCTCGCTGTGCGGCATTTATGGTCTGAAACCGACTTTTGGTCGCTTGTCGCGTAGCGGCAGCCATCCGTTTGTTGCCAGCCTTGACCATATCGGTCCGTTTGCCCGCTCGGTAGAAGATCTCAGCCTGGTGTACGACACCTTACAAGGTGCGGATGCCAGCGATGCGTTTCAGGCTGCCCAACCGGTGACGGCAGCCAGCCCAACCCTGACTCAAGGACTTGAAGGGCTGCGTTGTGGTGTGCTGGGCGGTTTCTTCTCTACCTGGTGTGATGATGACGCGCGAGCCGCGCTGGCTATTGCTGCCAAAGCGCTGACGGCCAGCGATGAAGTGACAATGGCGAATGCCGAGATTGCACGCTCTGCTGCCTTTATCCTGACCGCTGCCGAAGGGGGGAATCACTATCTGCCGAAACTGCGTGAGATGCCGGAACGTTTCGAACCGAACTCGCGTGAACGCCTGTTAGCGGGTGCGATGCTGCCCTCCGCCTGGTATGTGCAGGCACAGCGCTTCCGTCGCCATTTCCAGCAGCAGGTACTGCCGCTGTTTGAACATTTTGACGTGCTGATCGCCCCGGCGACGCCATGCAGCGCGACCACCATCGGTCAGGAAACCATTCGTATTAATGGGCAGGATCTGCCAACCCGTGCCAGCATGGGGATGCTGACCCAGCCGATCTCCTTCCTCGGCCTGCCGGTCTGTACCGTGCCGCTACCTACCGCCAGCGGCTTGCCGATTGGTTTGCAGTTGATCGCAGCACCGTTTAAAGAACACCTGGCATTGCGCGCCGCCTGGGCGCTGCAACAACAAGGGCTGACGCTGCCGCAAACTACCCTGATGGACGCATAA
- the hpxX gene encoding oxalurate catabolism protein HpxX, with product MTTQPDWAAYIAQMEQILALELDEARRAELLTQFNRIAAMAEPLMAFPLDDRMEVAGVYKL from the coding sequence ATGACGACACAACCGGACTGGGCCGCCTATATCGCCCAGATGGAACAGATTCTGGCGCTGGAGCTGGATGAGGCGCGCCGCGCCGAGCTTTTAACCCAATTCAACCGTATTGCCGCGATGGCCGAACCCTTGATGGCCTTTCCACTCGACGATCGCATGGAAGTGGCGGGAGTGTATAAGCTATGA